Proteins encoded within one genomic window of Bacillus sp. F19:
- a CDS encoding LCP family protein, whose amino-acid sequence MNRQEVKKIKKKKKKSVFKRILFLFFILFLLVGGYAGYVFYQTYQAANNSYDDLGRDKSKLRDEAVSISNDPVSILLMGVENYSSGGSGGRADTLMVATFNPKDQTMKLLSLPRDTRVEIPGKETKRKINSAYSTGGKELTIETVEGFLDIPIDYYATVNFEGFKNIIDIIGGITVDVPFDFTQNSDDPKAEKLEFTEGPMKMDGRYALAYARMRLQDPNNDIGRNERQQQVVKEVINEIVSAGTLLKVDQLTSEIGKNVETNMTMSELLGFYKKYNNFNTDKIETVKLEGVGEYIGNAAYWIPDDTSLEEVKDELKDHLELKSAEDDNLDSN is encoded by the coding sequence ATGAATAGGCAGGAAGTTAAGAAAATAAAGAAAAAGAAGAAAAAAAGCGTTTTTAAACGAATATTATTTTTGTTCTTCATACTATTTCTATTAGTTGGCGGATATGCAGGCTATGTCTTTTATCAAACCTATCAGGCCGCTAACAATTCATATGATGATTTAGGAAGAGATAAATCCAAATTGCGCGATGAGGCCGTGAGCATCTCTAACGATCCTGTTTCCATTTTGTTAATGGGGGTTGAAAATTACTCAAGCGGAGGATCCGGCGGACGGGCTGATACACTTATGGTAGCTACTTTTAATCCAAAGGATCAGACGATGAAATTATTAAGTCTTCCGCGCGATACACGCGTAGAAATCCCAGGTAAAGAAACAAAGCGCAAAATCAATTCTGCCTATTCAACTGGCGGAAAAGAACTGACAATTGAAACGGTCGAAGGTTTCTTGGATATTCCAATTGATTATTATGCAACAGTTAACTTCGAAGGCTTTAAAAACATCATCGATATCATAGGCGGCATTACAGTGGACGTTCCTTTTGATTTCACACAAAACAGTGATGATCCAAAAGCCGAAAAACTTGAGTTTACTGAAGGACCAATGAAAATGGATGGAAGATACGCTTTGGCCTATGCAAGAATGAGGCTGCAGGATCCTAACAATGACATTGGCAGAAATGAAAGACAGCAGCAGGTTGTAAAAGAAGTCATCAATGAGATTGTATCAGCAGGCACTCTTCTGAAGGTTGATCAGCTGACAAGTGAAATTGGAAAGAACGTAGAAACCAACATGACAATGTCAGAGCTATTAGGTTTTTATAAAAAGTACAACAACTTTAACACGGATAAGATTGAAACTGTGAAGCTTGAAGGCGTAGGAGAATACATCGGCAACGCCGCTTACTGGATTCCAGATGATACAAGCTTAGAAGAAGTCAAAGACGAGTTAAAAGACCATTTAGAGCTTAAATCAGCTGAAGACGATAACTTAGACAGCAATTAA
- a CDS encoding undecaprenyl/decaprenyl-phosphate alpha-N-acetylglucosaminyl 1-phosphate transferase, which produces MLDYSKYIIAFIISFIVAVSITPLIKKLAIKIGAVDKPNKRKIHQGLMPRLGGLAIFIGVVAGYLYLRPESMYMKEIIIGAFIIIIIGILDDRFTLSAKYKLAGQLAAAAVVVSSGLLINKITLPFFGLIYLDYWSYPVTILWIVGVTNAINLIDGLDGLAAGVSSIAMTSILIMAFTNFQFAVVSLCVILIGSTLGFLIHNFYPAKIFMGDTGALFLGYSISILSTMGLFKNITLFGFIIPIIVLAIPIFDTLFAIVRRLVNRQNIAAPDKLHLHYCLVDMGFSHRKSVLLIYFFSACFGLSAILFSNATMWMALLIMMILLFFIQITAELVGLIGEGHKPLINAFRKLMAKPKPQKDN; this is translated from the coding sequence ATGTTAGATTATTCTAAATATATTATAGCTTTTATAATATCGTTTATAGTGGCTGTATCTATTACGCCACTTATAAAAAAACTTGCGATAAAAATCGGGGCGGTTGATAAGCCCAACAAGCGAAAAATCCATCAGGGCCTAATGCCAAGGCTTGGCGGTCTTGCCATCTTTATCGGAGTTGTGGCAGGCTACCTGTACTTGCGTCCTGAATCAATGTATATGAAAGAGATTATAATCGGTGCTTTCATCATTATCATCATTGGTATTCTTGATGATCGCTTTACTCTTTCGGCAAAGTATAAGCTTGCAGGGCAGTTGGCTGCAGCAGCAGTCGTTGTCTCATCCGGATTGCTTATTAACAAGATTACCCTTCCATTTTTCGGACTGATCTATCTTGATTATTGGAGCTATCCTGTAACCATTCTCTGGATCGTCGGCGTCACAAATGCCATCAATTTGATCGATGGATTAGACGGGCTGGCAGCGGGCGTTTCATCAATTGCGATGACCAGTATCCTGATCATGGCGTTTACTAATTTTCAATTTGCAGTTGTATCCCTGTGTGTGATTCTGATCGGAAGCACGCTCGGATTCCTGATTCACAATTTCTACCCGGCGAAGATTTTTATGGGAGATACCGGAGCGCTGTTCCTCGGATATTCCATCTCTATTCTGTCGACAATGGGATTATTTAAAAACATCACATTATTCGGTTTTATTATTCCGATCATTGTTTTGGCTATACCTATTTTTGACACACTTTTTGCGATTGTGCGAAGACTGGTGAACAGACAGAACATCGCTGCACCCGATAAGCTTCATTTGCACTATTGTTTAGTGGACATGGGATTCAGCCACAGAAAGTCCGTGCTGCTTATTTACTTCTTCAGCGCATGCTTTGGTCTGTCGGCTATTCTTTTCTCAAATGCAACGATGTGGATGGCTCTCTTAATTATGATGATTCTGCTGTTCTTCATCCAGATAACAGCTGAGCTCGTCGGATTAATCGGGGAAGGCCATAAACCGCTTATAAATGCATTCAGAAAGCTTATGGCTAAGCCAAAGCCTCAAAAAGATAATTAA